A part of Novipirellula artificiosorum genomic DNA contains:
- a CDS encoding LamG-like jellyroll fold domain-containing protein: MSYRSEKWLPKLDELIGLLLDGNLGDEQAAELKELLGEQPGAARRFAEHMQLVSLLEEELPLESIESQAVAQAGAKRLRTRQRRLLLVLAPLIAASIMLAAIVNWPFGNESEKRDTAIGPTLTTGSVLDAGVAVVTQMVDVRPGANVSIDVGSSIAPGVLELETGLVQFEFYRGTVVVVEGPADLEFVDADRLICRRGKLRAHVPPQSQGFAILAPQFELVDLGTEFGVNVADDGSASVHVFEGKVELYDAQSNRSLQSRRDVLATSGVSVSAQGEFHAIASESDSFVSSARLQQLAAEQNQGRVADWRTFRDRLQNDPRVVCYYSFEPEPDAPRVLPSHRDLEPSLDGAIVGCAWSSGRWPGKRALEFKRPGDRVRLHIPGTYESLTYAAWVRLDGLDRAFNSLMLTNGFDGGEPHWQLRGDGRLLLGIRGRTGKSVAYDSEPFLDISHLGRWMHLATVHDRESRQVTHFANGEVLARLRIQESTVPLTLGDTEIGNWGTPPTYSPQKIRNLNGRIDELVLFGEALSDTEVGELYELGKP; this comes from the coding sequence ATGAGCTATCGATCAGAGAAATGGCTTCCAAAGCTGGATGAGCTGATCGGCTTACTCCTTGACGGCAATCTGGGAGACGAGCAAGCCGCCGAGCTCAAGGAATTGCTCGGGGAGCAGCCCGGCGCTGCCCGCCGTTTCGCCGAGCACATGCAACTTGTGTCGCTGCTCGAAGAAGAGCTTCCGCTGGAGTCTATTGAATCGCAGGCTGTCGCACAGGCAGGCGCGAAACGCTTGCGGACACGGCAGCGACGTCTCCTGCTCGTCCTGGCGCCCCTTATTGCCGCTTCGATCATGCTCGCGGCCATCGTAAACTGGCCGTTCGGCAACGAGTCGGAGAAACGTGACACGGCGATCGGGCCAACGCTAACGACCGGAAGCGTGCTGGATGCAGGCGTTGCCGTTGTGACGCAGATGGTCGATGTTCGGCCGGGGGCCAACGTTTCGATCGATGTCGGTTCGAGCATTGCCCCCGGCGTGCTGGAGCTTGAGACGGGGCTGGTTCAGTTCGAGTTCTATCGCGGGACGGTTGTCGTCGTCGAGGGACCTGCGGACCTCGAATTCGTGGATGCAGACCGGCTGATTTGCCGGCGAGGGAAACTTCGCGCTCACGTTCCCCCGCAATCGCAAGGATTTGCCATACTGGCTCCGCAGTTTGAATTGGTCGACCTGGGCACCGAATTCGGAGTGAACGTGGCCGACGACGGGAGCGCGTCGGTTCACGTGTTTGAAGGCAAAGTCGAATTGTATGATGCCCAATCCAATCGATCCCTGCAATCACGCCGAGACGTACTGGCCACGTCCGGCGTGTCGGTTTCCGCCCAAGGCGAATTTCACGCGATCGCGTCAGAGTCCGACTCTTTCGTCTCGTCTGCCAGATTGCAGCAACTCGCAGCCGAGCAGAACCAGGGTCGTGTGGCCGATTGGCGAACGTTTCGTGACCGCCTGCAAAACGATCCCCGAGTTGTCTGCTACTACTCGTTTGAGCCTGAACCCGATGCACCCCGCGTACTCCCCAGTCACCGGGATCTGGAACCATCGCTTGACGGAGCGATCGTCGGATGCGCGTGGTCATCGGGGCGTTGGCCGGGTAAACGGGCCCTGGAGTTCAAACGCCCGGGAGATCGTGTGCGTCTCCACATTCCAGGCACGTATGAATCGTTGACCTACGCCGCCTGGGTGCGTCTTGACGGGCTGGATCGCGCGTTCAATTCGTTGATGCTGACCAACGGGTTCGACGGTGGCGAGCCGCACTGGCAATTGCGAGGCGATGGCCGACTTCTGCTTGGGATTAGAGGGCGCACCGGCAAGAGTGTGGCGTACGATTCCGAACCCTTCCTTGATATCTCGCACTTGGGCCGATGGATGCATTTGGCCACGGTCCATGATCGTGAATCCAGGCAGGTAACCCACTTTGCGAACGGGGAGGTTCTGGCAAGGCTGCGGATACAAGAGAGCACGGTCCCCCTGACACTCGGGGATACCGAAATCGGCAACTGGGGCACACCACCGACGTACAGCCCCCAGAAGATACGCAACCTCAACGGCCGAATCGATGAACTCGTCCTGTTCGGCGAGGCATTAAGTGACACCGAAGTAGGCGAACTTTACGAATTGGGAAAACCCTGA
- a CDS encoding AI-2E family transporter, whose amino-acid sequence MAQTIINTSHGFVMTFGLSIIGITMTDGGTFPNAILWGVLATCLRFVPHIGPTISATFPLAIALSVFPGYNVITAGNGLEAVLATAQAAPSLEQQLGKDYTYIGSIKPRHARDIKASNWSIGAETMDRDFTICEMKYPDKINYKGLMAINDDKTIDHAKQGYYAIQNLASVFDNTLLRIQDLDFDVNTENADRKIELSAYRGPSGGGLITYWRANDKPGRKARF is encoded by the coding sequence GTGGCTCAAACGATCATCAACACGTCGCATGGTTTCGTCATGACATTCGGGCTATCAATCATCGGCATCACAATGACCGACGGTGGAACGTTTCCGAATGCGATTTTGTGGGGAGTGTTGGCAACTTGTCTTCGATTCGTTCCCCATATAGGTCCAACAATCTCAGCGACCTTTCCGCTCGCGATCGCACTGTCGGTCTTCCCCGGCTACAACGTCATCACCGCCGGCAATGGACTTGAGGCTGTGCTGGCCACCGCCCAGGCTGCACCGTCGCTCGAACAACAGCTTGGCAAAGACTACACGTACATTGGCAGCATCAAGCCACGTCATGCTCGTGACATCAAAGCGTCAAATTGGTCGATTGGCGCCGAGACAATGGATCGCGACTTCACGATCTGTGAAATGAAGTATCCCGATAAAATTAACTACAAGGGATTGATGGCGATCAATGACGACAAGACGATCGACCATGCCAAGCAAGGGTACTATGCTATCCAGAATTTGGCATCTGTATTCGATAACACGCTGCTTCGCATCCAAGATCTCGATTTCGACGTCAATACCGAAAACGCGGACAGGAAGATCGAACTCTCCGCTTATCGCGGACCGAGCGGCGGTGGACTGATCACCTATTGGCGAGCAAATGACAAGCCGGGGCGAAAAGCCCGATTTTGA
- a CDS encoding sialidase family protein: protein MLEGIRDSDGRLPTLSGNDLAPNGVWKAVDGLPGVWRADNWADRPAAVTLDGKLLKQRPLPSELENCQYSLNLADPELAFPRLSGNVDPREGKPELDCVWSRKQVDEQGNLHVDTTRRVQTDDQLKYNDPSADHPASEMGSPLPKETYSMTYRKPSTKFFASTFLLCAMSAVPRPSVAADGPDLPLLDISSETDRQVVIAQGTENLYQGHPTTVLMADGKTIYCVWCINHGGAAGPMAFSEDGGKTWTRLDEKMPAGFSTHQNCPSIYRLIDPAGKSRLWVWSAALGKRGGPGMPSIMSEDSGQTWKEQPPLGFPCVMTFSSVVRLTDGRYLGMYHKGPGGEDRTPLSVLQTFTSDGGFTWSEPRVVAAVEGKNPCEPFVFRSPEGDELCCLMRENTHTGRSLMMFSQDEGKNWSDPVDTPWGLTGDRHVGVHVGDGRWVIAFRDQAIGSPTKGHFVAWVGTYNDIKNATPGQYRVKLLHSHAKRVGDCGYPGVELLPDGTIIATTYIKYRLGPEKHSVVSTRFKLDELDARTNK, encoded by the coding sequence GTGCTGGAAGGCATTCGCGATTCCGACGGCCGCTTGCCGACGCTAAGCGGCAACGACTTGGCACCGAATGGCGTGTGGAAAGCGGTCGATGGCTTGCCCGGCGTGTGGCGAGCCGACAATTGGGCTGACCGGCCCGCCGCAGTCACATTAGACGGCAAGCTGCTGAAACAACGCCCCCTACCTTCGGAGTTGGAGAACTGTCAGTACAGCTTAAACTTGGCTGACCCCGAGTTGGCTTTTCCACGTCTTTCGGGAAACGTAGATCCGCGTGAAGGAAAACCAGAGTTGGATTGCGTTTGGTCCCGAAAGCAAGTCGACGAACAGGGCAATTTGCACGTCGATACAACGCGACGAGTGCAAACAGACGACCAATTGAAGTACAATGATCCGTCTGCTGACCATCCTGCCTCCGAAATGGGTTCCCCCCTGCCTAAAGAGACTTATTCTATGACCTACCGAAAACCATCGACAAAGTTTTTCGCTTCGACTTTCCTTCTTTGTGCAATGTCCGCTGTACCGAGGCCATCGGTTGCTGCAGACGGTCCCGACCTTCCTTTGCTCGATATTTCGAGTGAGACCGATCGCCAAGTCGTGATCGCTCAGGGAACCGAAAACCTCTACCAAGGCCATCCAACCACGGTTCTGATGGCAGACGGCAAAACCATTTATTGTGTCTGGTGTATCAATCATGGTGGTGCCGCCGGGCCGATGGCATTCAGCGAAGACGGTGGGAAAACATGGACTCGCCTCGACGAAAAAATGCCTGCCGGTTTTTCCACCCACCAGAACTGCCCAAGTATCTATCGTCTGATCGACCCCGCCGGCAAATCTCGACTGTGGGTTTGGTCCGCTGCTTTGGGAAAGCGTGGCGGTCCCGGCATGCCTAGCATCATGAGTGAGGATAGTGGTCAAACATGGAAGGAGCAGCCACCACTCGGTTTTCCCTGTGTGATGACATTCAGCAGCGTCGTCCGATTAACAGATGGCAGGTACCTTGGGATGTATCACAAAGGACCAGGTGGAGAGGATCGAACACCCCTCAGTGTTTTGCAAACGTTTACATCCGACGGCGGTTTCACATGGTCAGAGCCTCGTGTCGTTGCCGCAGTCGAAGGAAAAAACCCCTGCGAACCGTTCGTTTTCCGCTCTCCCGAGGGAGACGAACTGTGCTGTCTGATGAGAGAAAATACACACACCGGTCGCAGTCTGATGATGTTCTCACAGGATGAAGGGAAAAACTGGAGTGACCCCGTCGACACGCCCTGGGGATTAACCGGAGATCGCCACGTCGGCGTTCATGTAGGGGACGGCCGCTGGGTGATCGCGTTTCGCGATCAAGCAATCGGCAGTCCAACGAAGGGACACTTCGTCGCCTGGGTTGGTACTTATAACGACATCAAGAACGCCACCCCAGGTCAGTACCGCGTCAAGTTGCTCCACAGTCATGCCAAACGGGTTGGCGACTGCGGCTACCCCGGCGTGGAATTACTGCCAGACGGCACAATCATCGCCACGACTTACATTAAGTATAGGCTTGGACCGGAGAAGCATTCGGTTGTGAGCACACGGTTCAAGCTGGATGAACTCGACGCTCGGACAAACAAATGA
- a CDS encoding glycosyl hydrolase 115 family protein: protein MKWFCLGTGICIGSCLMIPGMVHATAPACRLDAATVVECSVDVPGVQLAADDLRDDLLKVFGVAAESPDTAPTRVVISIDATQLKPESYRVSVSETSIKVIGADRLGAIYGMYHICQDVLGVDPYWYFKDLLPERRQSIHVPVGDTESEDPMFRYRGWFVNDEDLLTEWKKPNGPRDIRYPFYHQVTSVEVIDRVCEACLRGGGNLIIPASFIYILNDTEADLIRRAVRRGLYVSQHHIEPLGVSHFGFENYWKERGKEEAFLYGSNPEKVREVWRASARRWYEIAGDQVVWQLGLRGKGDTAIWNSDNSVNREQGGKLISQAIAEQWEMVKEIDQREEPPATTTLFLEGSELMSEGSLEFPEGIMVVFSDHGETQLMQDDFHHSKRYPQYGYGAYYHLAFWSSGPHLLQGSKPAKIHDVLTEVAINGDLDYVIFNVSNVREHVLGIQASMEMTRNLDEWKIETFWDRFAPSVLHDPYQELHDCLFDLGPGRAMQDAAVFKSAKAMLARYERGDKNPVGMDSKQIALRQRQLGDAIERIGTLIDNYPASELTRRERAFHDIHFLMQARLWRELYRYHAAMIQAQDDPIAFTEAAKALEQFLSIRQQAAEGKWHNWYRGDKKVNVPSLLKRTKELVQRRASSIQRPARENSVLQIARQVRDKGLQVTSLGKLAPGLSHHDEESGTARKWERVQPVLGVLAERVLVKQLGGSLGGNTSVRNRSEFVWKDSGYYRRARDLGQVFTAPCNFTLDAIVLRTGNSDLAFLPGAANAEVFVQFFKVVGTPVIDDNGTPPGTDATHGFSKNHRCDDTVRGVMYESLCIIKGGRLPDLTATGDGKLTYLKWDFTHDETLRFQKGKQYAFMIGFSSAGSERNFTLSNRNLAADPGPALIKGAGDNYSGGWGLRREGNGKNPPTMFPGEGPPEDATTRKQLRAESAFPTDEARFAIPPTCEGYPDVDTYRDLEFFLIAK from the coding sequence ATGAAATGGTTTTGCCTTGGAACTGGTATCTGTATCGGTTCTTGTTTGATGATTCCCGGCATGGTTCACGCGACTGCACCGGCGTGCAGGCTCGATGCTGCGACCGTGGTCGAGTGCAGCGTCGATGTGCCAGGCGTTCAGCTTGCCGCCGACGATCTGAGAGATGATCTGTTAAAAGTCTTTGGCGTTGCGGCGGAATCGCCAGATACCGCACCCACGCGCGTCGTTATTTCAATCGATGCGACGCAGCTTAAGCCGGAATCTTATCGCGTCTCCGTGAGTGAGACATCCATCAAAGTAATCGGTGCGGATCGACTCGGTGCGATCTACGGTATGTATCACATTTGCCAGGATGTTCTTGGCGTCGATCCGTACTGGTACTTCAAAGATCTGTTGCCAGAGCGACGCCAGTCGATCCATGTACCGGTCGGCGACACCGAGTCGGAAGACCCCATGTTTCGATATCGTGGCTGGTTTGTCAACGATGAGGACTTGTTGACGGAATGGAAGAAACCCAACGGGCCACGTGACATTCGCTATCCGTTTTATCATCAAGTGACTTCGGTCGAGGTCATCGATCGTGTTTGCGAAGCCTGCCTGCGTGGCGGAGGCAACCTGATTATTCCTGCGTCGTTCATCTACATCCTAAATGATACCGAAGCCGATTTGATCCGCAGAGCCGTGCGACGAGGTTTGTATGTCAGCCAGCATCACATCGAACCGCTCGGAGTGAGCCATTTTGGTTTCGAAAACTACTGGAAAGAACGAGGCAAAGAGGAAGCGTTCCTCTATGGTTCAAATCCGGAAAAGGTCCGCGAGGTCTGGCGAGCATCTGCACGGCGCTGGTACGAGATCGCAGGCGATCAAGTCGTTTGGCAATTGGGCTTGCGTGGCAAGGGAGACACGGCGATTTGGAACAGTGACAACTCCGTCAATCGCGAACAAGGAGGCAAATTGATTTCCCAAGCGATCGCCGAGCAATGGGAAATGGTGAAAGAGATCGACCAACGGGAAGAACCACCGGCGACGACGACACTGTTCCTCGAGGGCTCCGAATTGATGAGCGAAGGAAGCTTAGAATTCCCCGAGGGAATCATGGTGGTCTTTTCGGATCATGGTGAAACCCAGCTCATGCAGGACGATTTCCACCATTCCAAGCGCTATCCGCAGTACGGATACGGTGCCTACTATCATCTTGCGTTCTGGTCGTCGGGGCCGCATTTGCTGCAGGGATCCAAGCCAGCGAAGATTCACGATGTGCTAACGGAAGTTGCAATAAACGGTGACTTAGATTATGTGATCTTCAACGTTAGCAACGTGCGTGAGCATGTGCTGGGAATTCAAGCTTCGATGGAAATGACGCGAAACCTGGACGAATGGAAGATCGAGACGTTTTGGGACCGTTTTGCACCATCGGTTTTGCATGATCCCTATCAAGAGCTACATGATTGTTTATTTGATCTCGGCCCCGGCCGAGCGATGCAGGATGCGGCGGTCTTCAAGTCGGCGAAAGCGATGTTGGCTCGTTATGAACGAGGCGATAAGAACCCGGTGGGAATGGACTCCAAACAAATCGCTCTACGGCAACGGCAACTCGGCGATGCGATTGAGCGGATTGGGACGCTGATCGATAACTATCCGGCGTCCGAATTGACGAGGCGTGAACGGGCGTTTCATGACATCCATTTCCTGATGCAGGCGAGACTTTGGCGCGAACTGTATCGTTATCACGCGGCGATGATCCAGGCGCAGGACGATCCGATTGCCTTTACCGAAGCAGCGAAAGCACTGGAACAGTTTTTGTCGATTCGCCAACAGGCGGCCGAGGGCAAGTGGCATAATTGGTATCGTGGCGACAAGAAAGTCAACGTGCCGTCGCTGCTGAAACGGACCAAAGAGCTTGTTCAAAGACGAGCGTCGTCAATCCAGCGTCCGGCTCGAGAAAACTCGGTGCTGCAAATTGCTCGCCAAGTTCGGGACAAAGGACTTCAGGTGACGTCCCTGGGGAAGCTTGCACCTGGCCTTTCGCATCACGACGAAGAATCGGGCACGGCCCGCAAGTGGGAAAGAGTCCAACCCGTACTCGGCGTTCTGGCCGAGCGTGTGTTGGTCAAACAATTGGGGGGGAGTCTCGGGGGAAACACCTCCGTTCGCAATCGCTCCGAATTCGTGTGGAAAGATAGTGGCTATTATCGCCGCGCTCGCGATCTGGGGCAGGTGTTTACCGCACCATGTAACTTCACGCTCGATGCGATCGTACTGCGAACCGGCAATTCCGATTTAGCGTTTCTTCCTGGCGCAGCGAATGCGGAGGTGTTCGTTCAGTTCTTTAAGGTCGTGGGAACTCCCGTGATTGATGACAACGGCACCCCGCCGGGAACGGATGCGACTCACGGCTTTTCAAAGAATCACCGTTGCGACGATACGGTGAGAGGTGTGATGTACGAGAGTCTTTGTATCATCAAAGGTGGGCGACTCCCCGATTTGACAGCGACCGGTGATGGTAAGTTGACCTACCTGAAATGGGATTTCACCCACGACGAGACGCTTCGATTCCAGAAGGGAAAACAGTACGCATTCATGATCGGTTTTTCTTCTGCAGGGTCGGAGCGGAACTTCACGCTGTCCAATCGCAATTTGGCTGCCGATCCCGGCCCTGCGTTGATCAAAGGAGCCGGCGACAACTACTCCGGCGGCTGGGGACTTCGGCGTGAAGGTAATGGAAAGAATCCCCCAACGATGTTTCCTGGTGAGGGCCCACCGGAAGACGCGACGACACGGAAACAACTCCGTGCCGAATCGGCTTTCCCCACCGACGAAGCTCGATTCGCGATTCCACCAACCTGCGAAGGGTATCCAGACGTGGACACGTATCGCGATCTTGAATTCTTTCTGATCGCCAAGTGA
- a CDS encoding apiosidase-like domain-containing protein, with the protein MGLSQGMGACGHTYGDHNIWQMWLPTRPPTSIARTPWTETLHHPGSQQMKYFRELFEARPFWKMRRDKAMTMDSENVHAGWAQGGSFGVVYLPQGQPVTVSLEQVSGESINAWWFNPRQNSSQLIGEFNHVFSAACTVGL; encoded by the coding sequence ATGGGGCTCTCCCAAGGAATGGGAGCATGCGGTCATACCTATGGTGATCACAACATCTGGCAGATGTGGTTACCCACGCGACCTCCGACGTCGATCGCACGCACCCCCTGGACCGAGACTCTGCATCACCCGGGGTCCCAGCAAATGAAGTACTTTCGCGAGCTCTTCGAGGCTCGGCCTTTTTGGAAAATGCGCCGGGACAAGGCGATGACGATGGATTCCGAAAACGTCCATGCAGGGTGGGCTCAAGGCGGCTCGTTCGGTGTCGTCTACCTGCCGCAAGGACAACCGGTCACCGTCTCGCTCGAGCAGGTTTCCGGAGAATCGATCAATGCTTGGTGGTTCAACCCACGACAGAATTCGAGCCAATTGATCGGAGAGTTCAACCACGTCTTCTCTGCCGCTTGCACGGTCGGCCTGTAG
- a CDS encoding esterase/lipase family protein, with protein MVCRPISALAYYLIGLAVCVGSGCSTSNSVANLWSRGLVGNFAPTQSKNVEGPKSVHAKLASSISGLSDDSRLVDAVEFVRLAEQAQRDSDPHCVSLYAEAALMCWPLLKPIDTAVETKQEQASAAWNIYHRSLEQLTASASQHGLLDPHKGIAITTSNGEKVLIEIARHDFPWQAEDFNELQLVPKFNRVKLARYWDEPGLGVPLLVTRNKTEPPPYQAKSIPFAATAVLRPTRTTAFQLISNQSDPSATDRRVLAVLDLYDPVRVTQVNHDDQTWDLARNVSAPLALAQSQFDRDNFQSFMMPGRTDEAAGLRMIEPYQSGKIPVVFVHGLLSDRITWIDLINDLRAEPWFNQHYQIWLFQYPTGQPFVRSAAQMRKALTEAVAFCNPSGTDFALSQMVLVGHSMGGLVSKLQITQRSPALWNAIASRPVDAVETSNEQRAEIDSLFFFEPLPFVKRVVFIGTPHQGSPFATSWVGQLGSMLVRKPKERRRLFESLKEQNPGLFKGSLEKNLPASIAFLRPDNTLSIAAFQTPVNPSVQLHTIIGTGKRLRDGTPADGVVPVESARHPNTLSERLIETTHTELTEHPETTEELLRILKPMAVESDKA; from the coding sequence ATGGTTTGCCGTCCAATTTCTGCACTCGCGTACTATTTGATTGGCTTGGCTGTATGCGTCGGGTCGGGATGCAGTACCAGCAATTCGGTGGCCAATCTGTGGTCACGCGGTCTTGTTGGCAACTTCGCTCCGACCCAATCCAAGAATGTCGAAGGCCCCAAGAGTGTACATGCGAAATTAGCAAGTTCGATCTCGGGCTTGTCGGATGATTCCCGATTGGTTGACGCGGTTGAGTTCGTCCGACTTGCGGAACAGGCTCAGCGAGATTCGGATCCGCATTGCGTCTCGCTTTACGCCGAGGCCGCACTGATGTGTTGGCCCCTGCTGAAACCGATCGATACGGCAGTTGAAACCAAACAGGAACAAGCAAGCGCGGCGTGGAACATCTATCATCGCAGTCTGGAACAACTGACCGCGAGCGCGAGCCAACACGGTTTGCTCGATCCGCATAAGGGCATCGCGATAACGACCTCGAATGGCGAAAAGGTACTGATCGAAATCGCTCGCCATGATTTCCCCTGGCAAGCCGAAGACTTCAATGAGTTGCAACTTGTTCCGAAGTTTAATCGCGTCAAGCTCGCCCGCTACTGGGACGAGCCCGGGCTGGGAGTACCACTGCTGGTCACGAGAAACAAGACGGAGCCGCCGCCGTATCAGGCAAAGTCAATTCCTTTCGCAGCGACCGCTGTCTTGCGACCGACTCGAACAACGGCTTTTCAGTTGATCTCCAATCAGAGCGACCCAAGTGCGACGGATCGGCGCGTCCTAGCTGTCTTGGATCTGTATGATCCGGTTCGCGTCACGCAGGTCAACCATGACGATCAAACCTGGGACCTTGCTCGCAACGTTTCCGCGCCGCTTGCTCTAGCCCAGAGTCAATTTGACCGTGACAATTTCCAAAGTTTCATGATGCCGGGACGGACCGACGAAGCGGCTGGCTTGAGAATGATCGAACCCTACCAGTCAGGGAAAATCCCTGTGGTCTTTGTCCATGGTCTGCTTTCCGACCGAATCACCTGGATTGATCTGATCAACGACCTGCGGGCTGAACCTTGGTTCAATCAACACTATCAAATCTGGCTCTTTCAGTATCCAACCGGTCAGCCGTTTGTGCGGTCAGCTGCCCAGATGAGGAAGGCCCTTACCGAAGCCGTTGCCTTCTGTAACCCATCAGGGACGGATTTCGCGTTGTCTCAAATGGTCTTAGTCGGACACAGCATGGGAGGCCTTGTTTCGAAACTGCAAATCACACAACGCAGTCCAGCTCTGTGGAACGCAATCGCCAGCCGTCCCGTAGACGCCGTCGAGACTTCCAACGAGCAACGAGCCGAGATCGATTCGCTCTTTTTCTTTGAACCCTTGCCTTTTGTAAAACGGGTTGTATTCATTGGCACCCCACATCAAGGATCTCCGTTCGCTACCAGCTGGGTCGGACAACTCGGGTCAATGCTTGTCCGAAAGCCAAAGGAACGCCGACGTCTATTCGAATCGCTGAAAGAACAGAATCCGGGCTTGTTCAAAGGATCGCTTGAGAAGAATTTGCCGGCGAGTATCGCGTTCCTTCGTCCTGACAACACGTTGTCGATCGCGGCCTTTCAAACGCCCGTCAACCCAAGCGTTCAACTGCATACGATCATCGGGACGGGGAAGCGATTGAGGGACGGCACGCCCGCTGATGGTGTGGTTCCAGTCGAGAGCGCCCGGCACCCAAATACCCTCAGTGAACGATTGATCGAGACGACTCATACTGAGCTTACCGAACATCCTGAAACAACCGAAGAACTCCTGCGAATTCTCAAGCCAATGGCAGTCGAGTCCGACAAGGCTTGA
- a CDS encoding GAF domain-containing sensor histidine kinase, whose protein sequence is MIHHFTVQQRTINNPASHADSEEVIACPIPMEVVPAVRTGMNVLDSSMYRELDEAGCPLGAAMSKRLSFEALLTELSAMFVNIPASEVDAHIEWGLRRIVEMLDMDRSGLGEVSADGKQLLVTHSYQLPGVPPSAKIMLSSELPVYTRLIHQGAVIRLPDDLPPDATGEREYCARTGLKTNLTIPLMVMGNVVGGIGFTSVRSSRCLPDELIPRLRMIGDIFTNALARKRADETLKQKEKLLRQAKDGLRQLTSRLLISQEEERSRIAREMHDDWTQRLAVLGIDAANLESQLTECKMEMPMVNSIRQRLVSLADDVHALSRQLHPSIIDDLGLAEALRSECSAFSQREAILIDLRIENVPPDLPQDIALSIYRVAQEGLRNLAKHAAVNEASLKLFVSGSELVLQVRDEGVGFDAKIANSQPGLGLSSMEERVHLLDGTIEISSQPGQGTSVEVHVPLSPGGFLPLRAGLRATLGHMSSP, encoded by the coding sequence ATGATTCACCACTTCACCGTTCAGCAGCGAACAATCAATAATCCGGCATCGCATGCTGATTCGGAAGAGGTCATTGCATGCCCGATTCCGATGGAAGTTGTGCCGGCGGTTCGGACGGGAATGAACGTTCTTGATTCGAGTATGTACCGCGAGCTTGACGAAGCGGGTTGCCCGTTGGGTGCAGCGATGAGCAAACGTTTATCTTTTGAGGCGTTGCTGACCGAATTGTCCGCTATGTTCGTGAATATTCCCGCTAGCGAGGTCGACGCTCATATCGAGTGGGGATTGCGACGAATCGTTGAAATGTTGGACATGGACCGGAGCGGCTTGGGCGAAGTTTCTGCTGATGGCAAACAATTGCTCGTGACCCACTCGTACCAGTTACCAGGGGTACCACCTTCAGCGAAGATCATGCTGAGTTCGGAGCTTCCGGTTTACACCAGGCTGATCCACCAAGGGGCCGTGATTCGATTGCCTGACGATTTGCCACCCGATGCGACTGGCGAGCGTGAATATTGTGCGCGGACGGGGCTGAAGACCAACCTGACGATTCCGTTGATGGTGATGGGCAATGTCGTGGGCGGCATCGGTTTCACTTCCGTGCGATCATCCCGCTGTTTACCGGACGAATTGATTCCGCGATTGCGCATGATCGGTGATATTTTCACCAACGCGTTGGCCCGAAAACGCGCCGATGAAACTCTCAAGCAGAAAGAGAAGTTGTTGCGTCAAGCAAAAGACGGGCTGCGACAACTCACTTCGCGTCTGCTGATCTCACAAGAGGAAGAGCGGTCTCGTATTGCTCGTGAAATGCATGACGACTGGACCCAGCGGCTTGCGGTGCTGGGAATCGATGCGGCAAACCTCGAATCTCAACTGACGGAGTGCAAAATGGAGATGCCGATGGTGAATTCGATTCGTCAGCGGCTGGTCAGTTTGGCTGACGACGTGCATGCGCTTTCACGCCAGTTGCATCCGTCAATCATTGATGATCTGGGTCTAGCTGAGGCGTTACGATCCGAGTGCAGCGCGTTTTCACAACGTGAAGCAATTTTGATTGATCTCCGAATCGAAAATGTGCCGCCGGATTTGCCGCAGGATATCGCGTTGTCGATCTATCGTGTTGCCCAGGAAGGTCTGCGGAATCTTGCAAAACATGCCGCGGTCAACGAAGCGTCCTTGAAGCTCTTTGTGAGTGGATCCGAACTCGTCTTACAGGTTCGCGATGAAGGAGTTGGCTTTGATGCAAAGATCGCAAACTCGCAGCCAGGACTAGGTCTTTCGAGCATGGAGGAGCGTGTGCATCTCCTTGACGGAACCATTGAAATCAGTTCACAACCGGGACAGGGCACCTCGGTCGAAGTTCACGTGCCACTCAGTCCGGGTGGATTTCTGCCACTTCGTGCTGGCTTACGGGCAACGCTAGGTCACATGTCATCGCCATGA